One genomic region from Streptomyces sp. NBC_01304 encodes:
- a CDS encoding peroxiredoxin → MLTVGDKFPMFDLTACVSLETGKEFAQIDHKTYEGKWKVVFAWPKDFTFVCPTEIAAFGKLNDEFADRDAQVLGFSGDSEFVHHAWRKDHADLRDLPFPMMADSKHELMRDLGIEGEDGFAKRAVFIVDQNNEIQFSMVTAGSVGRNPKEVLRVLDALQTDELCPCNWSKGDDTLDPVALLSGE, encoded by the coding sequence GTGCTCACTGTCGGTGACAAGTTCCCGATGTTCGACCTCACGGCCTGCGTCTCCCTCGAGACCGGCAAGGAGTTCGCGCAGATCGACCACAAGACCTACGAGGGCAAGTGGAAGGTCGTCTTCGCGTGGCCCAAGGACTTCACCTTCGTGTGCCCGACCGAGATCGCGGCCTTCGGCAAGCTGAACGACGAGTTCGCCGACCGTGACGCCCAGGTCCTCGGCTTCTCCGGCGACTCCGAGTTCGTGCACCACGCCTGGCGCAAGGACCACGCCGACCTGCGTGACCTGCCTTTCCCGATGATGGCCGACTCCAAGCACGAGCTCATGCGTGACCTCGGCATCGAGGGCGAGGACGGCTTCGCCAAGCGCGCGGTCTTCATCGTCGACCAGAACAACGAGATCCAGTTCTCCATGGTGACCGCCGGCTCCGTCGGCCGTAACCCCAAGGAGGTGCTGCGAGTCCTCGACGCGCTGCAGACCGACGAGCTCTGCCCGTGCAACTGGTCCAAGGGCGACGACACCCTGGACCCGGTCGCGCTCCTCTCGGGCGAGTGA
- a CDS encoding alkyl hydroperoxide reductase, whose protein sequence is MALDELKAAIPAYAKDLKLNLGSVIGNTEDNLSQQQLWGTVLACAIASRSPQVLRELEPEAKAQLSPEAYEAAKAAAAIMAMNNVFYRTRHLLSDPEYGTMRAGLRMNVIGNPGVDKVDFELWSLAVSAINGCGQCLDSHEQVLRKAGVDRGTIQEAVKIAAVLQAVGATLDAEAVLA, encoded by the coding sequence ATGGCTCTCGATGAACTCAAGGCCGCCATACCGGCGTACGCCAAGGACCTGAAGCTGAACCTCGGTTCGGTGATCGGCAACACCGAGGACAACCTGTCGCAGCAGCAGTTGTGGGGCACGGTCCTCGCGTGCGCCATCGCGTCCCGCTCTCCGCAGGTGCTGCGCGAGCTGGAGCCGGAGGCCAAGGCCCAGCTGTCGCCCGAGGCGTACGAGGCGGCCAAGGCCGCGGCCGCGATCATGGCGATGAACAACGTGTTCTACCGGACTCGGCACCTGCTGTCCGACCCGGAGTACGGGACGATGCGGGCCGGTCTGCGGATGAACGTCATCGGCAACCCCGGTGTCGACAAGGTCGACTTCGAGCTGTGGTCGTTGGCGGTTTCGGCCATCAACGGTTGTGGCCAGTGCCTCGACTCTCACGAGCAGGTGCTGCGCAAGGCGGGCGTGGACCGGGGGACGATCCAGGAGGCCGTGAAGATCGCGGCCGTGCTGCAGGCAGTTGGGGCGACGCTGGACGCCGAGGCCGTGCTGGCCTGA
- a CDS encoding AI-2E family transporter: protein MSKVPGWLGRIGAGLSQMGERLDERKAAAAEGEPEPKAEPVSAAAPSAGSGSASASSSASSSVPAPPDYAPAIQPRPEPSAAVPWGLRVAAEAGWRLLVLAGTIWVLAKAISQVQLVVMAFLAALLITALLQPTVARLIKWGLPRGLATAVTFISGFIVMGLVGWFVVWQVMENLDTLSNRVQEGIDELQQWLLDSPFHVTEDQIKEIANNLRETIGANTEEITSTGLEGVTVMLEILTGILLAMFSTLFLLYDGKRIWNWTLKLVPAQARPGVAGAGPRAWRTLTAYVRGTVIVALIDAIFIGVGIYFLDVPMAVPLAVFIFLFAFIPLVGAVISGALAVVVALVTQGVFTALMALIVVLAVQQIEGHILQPFILGRAVRVHPLAVVLSVAAGGMIGGIGGAVMAVPLVAVTNTVVGYLRTWSKENALRASAASAEAEPADRPTVESG from the coding sequence ATGTCTAAGGTTCCAGGGTGGCTCGGTCGCATCGGGGCCGGGCTGTCCCAGATGGGCGAGCGGCTGGACGAGCGCAAGGCGGCCGCCGCGGAGGGCGAACCGGAGCCGAAGGCTGAGCCCGTGTCCGCGGCCGCTCCCTCTGCGGGTTCCGGCTCCGCGTCTGCCTCCTCCTCCGCCTCGTCGAGCGTCCCCGCGCCGCCCGACTACGCGCCGGCCATACAGCCGAGGCCCGAACCCTCGGCGGCCGTCCCCTGGGGGCTGCGCGTGGCGGCCGAGGCGGGCTGGCGGCTGCTCGTACTCGCGGGCACCATCTGGGTGTTGGCGAAGGCCATCAGCCAGGTCCAGCTCGTCGTCATGGCTTTCCTCGCCGCGCTGCTCATCACGGCGCTCCTGCAGCCCACGGTGGCCCGCCTGATCAAGTGGGGCCTGCCGCGCGGGCTCGCCACGGCGGTCACCTTCATCTCGGGCTTCATCGTCATGGGCCTGGTGGGCTGGTTCGTGGTCTGGCAGGTCATGGAGAACCTGGACACGCTCTCCAACCGAGTCCAGGAAGGCATCGACGAGCTCCAACAGTGGCTCCTCGACAGCCCGTTCCACGTCACCGAGGACCAGATCAAGGAGATCGCGAACAACCTGCGCGAGACGATCGGGGCCAACACCGAGGAGATCACCTCGACGGGCCTCGAGGGCGTGACGGTGATGCTGGAGATCCTCACCGGCATCCTGCTCGCCATGTTCTCGACGCTCTTCCTTCTCTACGACGGCAAGCGCATCTGGAACTGGACGCTGAAGCTCGTCCCGGCCCAGGCCCGGCCGGGTGTCGCGGGCGCGGGGCCGCGGGCCTGGCGCACGCTCACGGCCTATGTGCGCGGGACGGTGATAGTGGCTCTGATCGACGCCATCTTCATCGGTGTGGGCATCTACTTCCTCGACGTCCCGATGGCCGTGCCGCTCGCCGTCTTCATCTTCCTGTTCGCGTTCATCCCCCTGGTGGGCGCGGTCATTTCGGGCGCACTCGCGGTGGTCGTCGCGCTGGTGACGCAGGGCGTGTTCACCGCCCTGATGGCGCTCATCGTGGTCCTCGCGGTGCAGCAGATCGAGGGCCACATCCTGCAGCCCTTCATCCTGGGCCGCGCGGTGCGGGTGCACCCGCTCGCGGTGGTCCTGTCCGTCGCGGCGGGCGGCATGATCGGGGGGATCGGGGGTGCGGTGATGGCGGTGCCGCTGGTGGCGGTGACCAATACGGTGGTGGGCTACTTGCGCACGTGGTCCAAGGAGAACGCGTTGCGGGCGTCGGCTGCTTCGGCGGAGGCTGAGCCTGCGGACCGTCCGACCGTCGAGTCGGGCTGA
- a CDS encoding transglycosylase SLT domain-containing protein has protein sequence MLEGNRVSRISVRGFAVASATAVTTVGAVVGVAAGSTAQPSNDFEATAGEGTLLAEIPAGQQAEVQTASLSQQADAQAAAADTAAQKSAEETARKQAAEDAIAKKEAAEKKIADAKAKEKREAEEKASRDSARADASSFAQQSSYTIAQTKAIAQQMVPSGQFQCFSNIVDHESGWNYKASNPSSGAYGLMQALPGSKMSSAGADWQTNPATQIKWGLNYMNDRYGGPCGAWDFWQANNWY, from the coding sequence ATGCTGGAAGGAAACCGTGTGAGCCGGATTTCGGTCCGGGGATTCGCAGTGGCTTCGGCCACCGCGGTCACCACAGTCGGCGCCGTCGTCGGTGTTGCCGCAGGCAGCACTGCTCAGCCCTCGAACGACTTCGAGGCGACCGCCGGCGAAGGGACGCTCCTCGCAGAGATACCCGCAGGCCAGCAGGCCGAGGTCCAGACCGCGTCGCTGTCGCAGCAGGCAGACGCGCAGGCCGCCGCCGCTGACACAGCCGCGCAGAAGTCCGCGGAGGAGACGGCCCGCAAGCAGGCCGCCGAGGACGCGATCGCCAAGAAGGAAGCCGCGGAGAAGAAGATCGCGGACGCCAAGGCGAAGGAGAAGCGCGAGGCCGAGGAGAAGGCCAGCCGTGACTCCGCCCGCGCGGACGCCTCCAGCTTCGCCCAGCAGAGCTCCTACACGATCGCGCAGACCAAGGCGATCGCCCAGCAGATGGTCCCGTCGGGCCAGTTCCAGTGCTTCAGCAACATCGTGGACCACGAGTCCGGCTGGAACTACAAGGCGAGCAACCCTTCCTCCGGCGCGTACGGCCTCATGCAGGCCCTGCCCGGCTCGAAGATGTCGTCCGCCGGCGCCGACTGGCAGACCAACCCGGCCACCCAGATCAAGTGGGGCCTGAACTACATGAACGACCGTTACGGCGGCCCGTGTGGCGCCTGGGACTTCTGGCAGGCCAACAACTGGTACTAG
- a CDS encoding PhoH family protein has translation MVTSTKRRMPDRRTYVLDTSVLLADPNALNRFDEHEVVLPIVVVTELEAKRHHPELGYFARQALRMLDDCRIRHGRLDAPIPIGDLGGTLRVELNHSDPGVLPAGYRMGDNDSRILAVARNLQAEGYDVTVVSKDLPLRIKASSVGLLAEEYRAELAITESGWTGMSELALSGEQIDLLFEEDTLYVPEAADLPVHTGLTLSSERGKALGRVTADGNVRLVRGDREAFGIKGRSAEQRIALDLLLDPDVGIISMGGRAGTGKSALALCAGLEAVLERQQHQKVMVFRPLYAVGGQELGYLPGTEAEKMGPWAQAVFDTLGSVAGKEVIEEVSARGMLEVLPLTHIRGRSLHDAFVIVDEAQSLERNVLLTVLSRIGANSRVVLTHDVAQRDNLRVGRYDGVVAVVEKLKGHPLFAHVTLTRSERSQIAALVTEMLEDGHI, from the coding sequence GTGGTGACCAGCACTAAGCGCCGCATGCCTGACAGGCGCACCTATGTTCTCGACACCAGCGTTCTGCTGGCCGATCCCAACGCCCTGAACCGCTTCGACGAACACGAAGTCGTGCTCCCGATCGTGGTGGTCACGGAGTTGGAGGCCAAGCGGCACCATCCCGAACTCGGCTACTTCGCCCGGCAGGCCCTGCGCATGCTGGACGACTGCCGGATCAGGCACGGGCGGCTCGACGCCCCGATCCCGATCGGCGACCTGGGCGGGACCCTGCGTGTCGAGCTCAACCACTCGGATCCCGGCGTGCTTCCGGCCGGCTATCGAATGGGGGACAACGACTCCCGGATCCTCGCCGTCGCCCGCAATCTGCAGGCCGAGGGATACGACGTCACCGTCGTGTCGAAGGACCTGCCGCTGCGGATCAAGGCCTCTTCGGTGGGGCTCCTCGCGGAGGAATACCGCGCCGAGCTCGCCATCACCGAATCGGGCTGGACGGGAATGTCCGAACTCGCCCTTTCCGGTGAGCAGATCGACCTGCTCTTCGAGGAGGACACGCTCTACGTTCCCGAGGCGGCGGACCTGCCCGTGCACACGGGCCTCACGCTGTCCTCCGAGCGCGGCAAGGCGCTCGGCCGGGTCACGGCGGACGGCAACGTCCGGCTGGTGCGCGGCGACCGCGAGGCGTTCGGCATCAAGGGCCGCAGCGCCGAGCAGCGCATCGCACTGGATCTGCTGCTCGACCCGGACGTCGGGATCATCTCGATGGGCGGCCGGGCGGGCACCGGCAAGTCCGCGCTCGCACTGTGCGCGGGACTTGAGGCCGTCCTCGAGCGCCAGCAGCACCAGAAGGTGATGGTCTTCAGGCCGCTGTACGCGGTGGGCGGGCAGGAGCTCGGCTATCTGCCCGGCACCGAGGCCGAGAAGATGGGGCCCTGGGCGCAGGCCGTCTTCGACACGCTGGGTTCGGTGGCCGGCAAGGAGGTCATCGAGGAGGTGTCCGCGCGCGGCATGCTCGAAGTGCTGCCGCTCACGCACATCCGGGGCCGCTCGCTGCATGACGCGTTCGTCATCGTGGACGAGGCCCAATCCCTGGAACGGAACGTCCTGTTGACCGTTCTGTCCCGTATCGGCGCGAATTCCCGTGTCGTACTCACCCACGATGTCGCCCAGCGCGACAACCTCAGGGTCGGTCGGTACGACGGAGTGGTCGCCGTCGTCGAGAAGCTCAAGGGGCACCCGCTCTTCGCGCACGTCACGCTGACGCGGTCCGAGCGTTCGCAGATCGCGGCACTCGTGACCGAAATGCTCGAAGACGGCCATATCTGA
- a CDS encoding isoprenyl transferase, with amino-acid sequence MNLRDLVYRLYARRVEGRLDHAAVPKHIGVILDGNRRWAKASGGTTAEGHQAGAQNISEFLGWCAETDVEVVTLWLLSTDNLDRPADELGPLLTIIENTVRDLASDGRWRVHHVGTMDLLPARTQSVLKEAEQSTHGRDGILVNVAVGYGGRQEIADAVRSMLLDAADKGTGLEQLADTVDVDLISSHLYTSGQPDPDLVIRTSGEQRLSGFMLWQSAHSEYYFCEVFWPAFRKVDFLRALRDYAARHRRYGA; translated from the coding sequence GTGAACCTGCGCGACCTGGTGTACAGGCTGTACGCACGCCGGGTGGAAGGCCGCCTCGATCACGCCGCGGTGCCCAAGCACATCGGGGTCATCCTCGACGGCAACCGCCGCTGGGCGAAGGCGTCCGGCGGCACCACCGCGGAGGGTCACCAGGCCGGGGCCCAGAACATCTCGGAGTTCCTCGGCTGGTGCGCGGAGACCGACGTCGAGGTCGTCACCCTCTGGCTGCTCTCCACCGACAACCTGGACCGGCCCGCCGACGAGCTGGGCCCGCTCCTCACCATCATCGAGAACACCGTCCGCGACCTCGCGTCCGACGGCCGCTGGCGCGTGCACCACGTCGGCACGATGGACCTGCTGCCCGCCCGCACCCAGTCGGTGCTCAAGGAAGCGGAGCAGTCCACCCACGGCCGCGACGGAATACTGGTCAACGTCGCGGTGGGCTACGGCGGCCGGCAGGAAATCGCCGACGCCGTGCGCTCCATGCTCCTGGACGCCGCCGACAAGGGCACCGGCCTGGAGCAGCTCGCGGACACGGTCGACGTCGACCTGATCTCGAGTCACCTCTACACCAGCGGCCAGCCCGACCCGGACCTGGTCATCCGCACCAGCGGCGAGCAGCGCCTGTCCGGCTTCATGCTGTGGCAGTCGGCCCACTCGGAGTACTACTTCTGCGAAGTCTTCTGGCCGGCCTTCCGGAAAGTCGACTTCCTGCGTGCGCTGCGTGACTACGCGGCACGCCACCGGCGTTACGGGGCATAG
- the mgrA gene encoding L-glyceraldehyde 3-phosphate reductase has translation MNDKRVYLSAQDRYDSMEYRRTGRSGLKLPAISLGLWHNFGDDKGLDNQRAILRRAFDLGVTHFDLANNYGPPAGSAELNFGKLLQQDFAPYRDELVISTKAGYLMHPGPYGEWGSRKYLMSSLDASLKRMGVDYVDIFYSHRFDPDTPLEETMGALASAVQQGKALYVGVSSYNSEQTAEAARILKEMGVRPLIHQPSYSMINRWTEEDALLDTLEAEGMGCISFVPLAQGLLTGKYLKGIPEGSRATQGKSLDPGLLSEEVVRRLNGLNDIAGRRGQSLAQLALNWVLRDERMTSALIGASSVKQLEENVAALSGAKLTEAELAEIDTFAVSTPGTNIWAGRS, from the coding sequence ATGAACGACAAGCGTGTGTACCTTTCGGCACAGGACCGCTACGACTCGATGGAGTACCGCCGCACCGGCCGCTCCGGACTGAAGCTCCCGGCCATCTCGCTGGGCCTCTGGCACAACTTCGGTGACGACAAGGGCCTCGACAACCAGCGGGCGATCCTGCGTCGCGCATTCGACCTCGGCGTCACGCACTTCGACCTGGCGAACAACTACGGTCCGCCCGCCGGTTCGGCCGAGCTGAACTTCGGCAAGCTGCTGCAGCAGGACTTCGCGCCTTACCGGGATGAACTGGTCATCTCGACCAAGGCGGGCTATCTCATGCACCCCGGTCCGTACGGTGAGTGGGGCTCCCGCAAGTACCTGATGAGCTCGCTCGACGCTTCCCTCAAGCGGATGGGCGTCGACTACGTCGACATCTTCTACTCGCACCGCTTCGACCCGGACACCCCGCTCGAGGAGACGATGGGCGCGCTGGCGTCCGCGGTGCAGCAGGGCAAGGCGCTGTACGTAGGGGTGTCGTCGTACAACAGTGAGCAGACGGCGGAGGCGGCGCGGATCCTGAAGGAGATGGGCGTACGTCCCCTCATCCATCAGCCGTCCTACTCGATGATCAACCGCTGGACCGAGGAGGACGCGCTCCTCGACACCCTCGAGGCCGAGGGCATGGGCTGCATCTCCTTCGTGCCGCTGGCCCAGGGGCTGCTCACGGGCAAGTACCTCAAGGGCATTCCGGAGGGCTCGCGGGCGACGCAGGGCAAGTCGCTCGACCCGGGGCTGCTTTCCGAGGAAGTCGTACGTCGGCTCAACGGCCTCAATGACATCGCCGGGCGGCGCGGGCAGTCGCTGGCGCAGCTGGCGCTGAACTGGGTGCTGCGGGACGAGCGGATGACCTCGGCGCTCATCGGGGCGTCCAGCGTGAAGCAGCTGGAGGAGAACGTGGCGGCGCTCAGCGGGGCGAAGCTCACGGAGGCCGAGCTGGCGGAGATCGACACCTTTGCGGTGTCCACGCCTGGGACGAACATCTGGGCCGGGCGTAGCTAG
- a CDS encoding A24 family peptidase: protein MQALLTSLAAAYGACAGLLIARPAHRLAVPAGNPWAGACPAGHPLTGPAAGWLGTARCRGCADWFGPSTLRLALITAVACAALAVATGPRPELAVWLILAPAGVLLATVDHAVHRLPDVLTLPLAAAAVVLLGAAANLDAAGGSWLGSVLGGLALGGVYFLLFLINPSGMGFGDVKLATVLGVTLGWYGGGVLIVGFMTGVFYAGGYALALVLLGRAGRKTAMPLGPCMLAGAFTGLLLGGLGA from the coding sequence GTGCAAGCCCTGCTCACGTCCCTGGCCGCCGCGTACGGCGCGTGCGCCGGCCTGCTCATAGCCCGCCCCGCCCACCGTCTCGCGGTCCCGGCCGGCAACCCGTGGGCCGGCGCCTGCCCGGCGGGGCACCCGCTGACCGGACCGGCCGCGGGCTGGCTGGGCACGGCCCGCTGCCGGGGCTGCGCCGACTGGTTCGGCCCCTCCACCCTCCGCCTCGCCCTGATCACGGCAGTGGCCTGCGCCGCACTCGCGGTGGCGACCGGGCCCCGACCCGAACTCGCGGTGTGGCTGATCCTGGCCCCGGCGGGCGTCCTCCTCGCCACCGTCGACCATGCGGTGCACCGCCTGCCCGACGTCCTCACGCTGCCCCTCGCCGCGGCGGCGGTCGTCCTGCTCGGCGCGGCCGCCAATCTGGACGCGGCGGGCGGCTCCTGGCTCGGCTCCGTCCTCGGCGGCCTGGCCCTCGGCGGCGTCTACTTCCTTCTCTTCCTCATCAACCCGAGCGGCATGGGCTTCGGAGACGTCAAGTTGGCGACAGTCCTCGGAGTAACCCTTGGGTGGTACGGCGGGGGAGTCCTGATCGTGGGCTTCATGACGGGCGTCTTCTACGCCGGCGGATACGCCCTCGCCCTTGTCCTGCTTGGCCGAGCGGGCCGCAAGACGGCGATGCCGCTGGGCCCGTGCATGCTCGCCGGAGCGTTCACCGGGCTGTTGCTGGGCGGACTCGGAGCGTAG
- a CDS encoding winged helix-turn-helix transcriptional regulator translates to MGPYSCGLDAAIDVVGGKWKPMILWALYERGTLRFGELRREVTGVTEKMLTQHLREMEADGLIHREVYREVPPRVEYSMTDLGAQLNQALIPLGCWGERNMDAIVSAKQGAA, encoded by the coding sequence ATGGGACCGTACAGCTGTGGCCTCGACGCCGCGATCGACGTCGTCGGCGGCAAGTGGAAGCCGATGATCCTGTGGGCGCTGTACGAGCGCGGCACGCTCCGCTTCGGCGAGCTGCGCCGCGAGGTGACCGGAGTCACCGAGAAGATGCTCACCCAGCATCTGCGCGAGATGGAGGCGGACGGCCTGATCCACCGCGAGGTCTACCGGGAGGTGCCCCCGCGCGTCGAGTACTCGATGACCGACCTGGGCGCCCAGCTCAACCAGGCGCTGATCCCGCTGGGCTGTTGGGGCGAGCGGAACATGGACGCGATCGTCTCTGCAAAGCAGGGCGCCGCATAG
- a CDS encoding winged helix DNA-binding domain-containing protein, whose translation MTLSVTWGPANSRRLARQWLADEPAKGSSPSELAEVVSAMLGAHAQVLSAAELSVGMRVADGTRQSVRDALWEAGALVKTYGPRGTVHLLPASELPFWCGALSALPAGRQQHSDGVRLSPGQTEDVVAAIGEALQGVCLTADELTEEVVARTGPWAGELTMPAFQGFWPRWRTVTHLAAHRGVLCFGPDRGRKATYTRPGGAGGVVPLPADEAVAALVRRYLYAYGPATPASFAKWLAAPVGWASQAFAALGDGIERVDFDGVEAWVVAGDVEFPDTPGAPGAPGVLARGVRLLPYFDAFGIAGYPRERLFAGPAYTRALARGQAGNSPVVLVDGEVGGVWHLKRAGRRCVVTVEALGRLSAAQVRELEGQVARVGEVVEARGELVLGPVTVGAHA comes from the coding sequence ATGACTCTCAGCGTCACTTGGGGCCCGGCAAATTCCCGACGCCTCGCACGGCAGTGGCTCGCCGACGAACCGGCGAAGGGTTCGTCCCCGTCCGAGCTCGCGGAGGTCGTCTCGGCGATGCTCGGCGCGCATGCCCAGGTCCTCTCGGCGGCCGAGCTGTCGGTGGGCATGCGGGTGGCGGACGGCACCCGGCAGTCGGTGCGCGACGCGCTGTGGGAGGCGGGGGCGCTGGTCAAGACGTACGGCCCCCGGGGCACGGTTCACCTGCTCCCCGCCTCCGAACTCCCCTTCTGGTGCGGCGCGTTGTCGGCCCTGCCCGCCGGGCGGCAGCAGCACTCGGACGGGGTGCGGCTCTCGCCCGGGCAGACCGAGGACGTCGTCGCCGCGATCGGGGAGGCGCTGCAGGGCGTCTGCCTGACGGCGGACGAGCTCACCGAGGAGGTCGTGGCGCGGACCGGGCCGTGGGCGGGCGAGCTGACGATGCCGGCGTTCCAGGGGTTCTGGCCGCGGTGGCGGACGGTGACGCATCTTGCCGCGCATCGGGGCGTGCTGTGTTTCGGGCCCGACCGGGGGCGGAAGGCGACGTACACCCGGCCGGGCGGGGCGGGTGGGGTCGTGCCTCTGCCTGCGGATGAGGCGGTCGCCGCTCTCGTACGTCGGTATCTGTACGCGTACGGGCCTGCGACCCCCGCCTCCTTCGCCAAGTGGCTTGCTGCACCGGTTGGTTGGGCCTCACAGGCGTTCGCGGCGCTCGGGGACGGGATCGAGCGGGTCGACTTCGACGGGGTCGAGGCGTGGGTGGTGGCGGGGGATGTTGAATTTCCGGATACTCCGGGTGCTCCGGGTGCTCCGGGTGTTTTGGCGCGGGGGGTGCGGTTGCTGCCCTATTTCGATGCGTTCGGGATTGCGGGATATCCGCGGGAGCGGTTGTTCGCGGGGCCGGCGTATACGCGTGCGCTGGCTCGGGGGCAGGCCGGGAATTCCCCTGTTGTCCTGGTGGACGGGGAGGTGGGTGGGGTGTGGCACCTCAAGCGGGCCGGGCGGCGGTGTGTGGTGACTGTTGAGGCCTTGGGTCGGCTTTCTGCTGCGCAGGTGCGGGAGTTGGAAGGGCAGGTTGCGCGGGTCGGTGAAGTGGTGGAGGCGCGGGGCGAGTTGGTGCTCGGGCCGGTGACCGTGGGCGCGCACGCTTGA
- a CDS encoding class I SAM-dependent methyltransferase, translating into MSDTHTFDELVAEAVAAPVAGWDFSWFEGRATEQRPSWGYQRSLSGRLAGATAALDVQTGGGEVLAGALARASARPRLCVATEGWPANVAKATALLHPQGVAVVADAEEPPLPFASGAFDLVSSRHPVKPYFSEIARVLAPGGTYFAQHVGPASVFEVVEYFLGPQPEETRNARHPDLESAEASAAGLELVDVRPEKLRMEFYDIGAVVHFLRKVIWMVPGFTVEAYRPQLRVLHDQIEESGSFVAHSTRVLFEARKPN; encoded by the coding sequence ATGTCCGATACGCACACGTTTGATGAGCTGGTAGCCGAGGCGGTGGCGGCCCCCGTGGCGGGCTGGGACTTCTCCTGGTTCGAGGGCCGCGCCACCGAGCAACGCCCCTCCTGGGGCTATCAGCGCTCCTTGTCCGGCCGCCTCGCCGGGGCCACGGCGGCCCTGGACGTCCAGACGGGCGGCGGCGAGGTGCTGGCCGGGGCGCTCGCGAGGGCGTCGGCCCGGCCCCGGCTGTGCGTCGCCACGGAGGGCTGGCCGGCGAACGTGGCCAAGGCCACGGCCCTGCTCCACCCGCAGGGTGTGGCGGTGGTCGCGGACGCGGAGGAGCCTCCGCTGCCGTTCGCCTCCGGCGCGTTCGACCTGGTTTCCAGCCGGCATCCGGTAAAGCCGTACTTCTCGGAGATCGCGCGGGTTCTTGCGCCCGGGGGTACGTACTTCGCCCAACACGTCGGGCCTGCGAGTGTCTTCGAGGTGGTCGAGTACTTCCTGGGCCCGCAGCCCGAGGAGACCCGGAACGCGCGTCATCCGGACCTGGAGAGCGCGGAGGCCTCGGCGGCCGGGCTCGAACTCGTGGATGTCCGCCCGGAGAAGCTCCGCATGGAGTTCTACGACATTGGGGCTGTCGTCCACTTCCTGCGCAAGGTGATCTGGATGGTGCCGGGATTCACGGTCGAGGCGTATCGGCCTCAACTCCGCGTGTTGCACGACCAGATCGAAGAGTCGGGCTCCTTCGTGGCCCACAGCACGAGGGTTCTGTTCGAGGCCCGAAAACCGAATTAG
- a CDS encoding nitroreductase family deazaflavin-dependent oxidoreductase, translating to MAKATERPAIFDSPRMAPLLRAITRAHVAVYRATDGRVGGRYRLGSAFRKSVPTCLLTTMGRSSGRLRTVPLVYLPDGDRVIVAASYAGTPVHTQWYRNLVAEPRVLVRTGPWLRAMRARTADKAEREELWPRLVEMYAEYAEYQSWTEREIPVVVCEPSLT from the coding sequence ATGGCAAAAGCGACGGAACGCCCCGCGATCTTCGACTCGCCCCGCATGGCGCCCCTACTGAGGGCCATCACCCGCGCGCACGTCGCCGTCTACCGCGCGACGGACGGCCGCGTCGGCGGCCGCTACCGCCTGGGCAGCGCCTTCCGGAAGAGCGTGCCGACCTGCCTCCTGACGACGATGGGCCGCAGCTCGGGCCGGCTGCGCACGGTGCCGCTCGTGTATCTGCCGGACGGCGACCGCGTGATCGTCGCCGCTTCGTACGCCGGTACGCCGGTCCATACGCAGTGGTACCGCAACCTGGTGGCCGAGCCCCGGGTCCTCGTCCGCACCGGCCCCTGGCTGCGCGCGATGCGCGCCCGCACGGCGGACAAGGCGGAGCGGGAGGAGCTGTGGCCGCGCCTGGTCGAGATGTACGCCGAGTACGCGGAGTACCAGTCCTGGACCGAGCGGGAAATCCCGGTGGTGGTGTGCGAGCCGTCCCTGACATGA